DNA sequence from the Sphingomonas sp. genome:
CAGCCGCGCCCGGGCGGGCCCCTGGCGATCCTCGATCAGGGCGAGCCAAAGACCGCGCAATTCGGCCAGCGCGGCGACGTCCGGGCGGCCGGCGCGGGCGGCCCGACGGCGCAGATCGTCGAGCATGTTGCGCGCGCCATTGAGATCGCCCAGCGCGAGCTGCATGTCGGCGATCTCGAACCGCGCCGTGAAGTGACGATGGTCCTCGGTGGGGATGCCCGCCTCCAGCGTGCGCAGGATTTCCCAGGTGGATCGGCGCGCCTGCCGATCGCGGCCGAGATGGCGCGCGAGCCGGGCATCGGCACGGTACAGGCCGGACACGGGCTCCGGATAGGAGGTGGCGTGGCGCCGGTTGCGATCGATCGACGCGCCGGTGACGCGCTTGGCTTCGTCGAGCTCGCCGGTCACGAGCAGGGCCTCGGCCAGCGCGGCCGTCGCGGCGATGTCCTGATCGGGCGGGCAGGCGCGCGCCAGGCATTGGGCGAGCCGATCGCGGAAATCCTGGATGCGCACGCCGGTCACGACGATCGGCGGTTCCGCCTCGCTGCGCGCGCCCGGTTGCTGAGCCGATCCAAAAGCGGGCGAGCACGCAAAAATCGACCCCAGCAAGAGTGGCATCACCCGACGCATGGCTTCTCTCCTGTCAATCGCGCTCCTCGACGTGTTCATATCCTACCACGACCCCGCCCGCTTCGGCGAGAGCACGATTGCTGGCCCTGAGCTTGGCCTTGAGCGCGGTGGCGAAGCCGTGTTCGATGGCGCGGCGAATGTCCTCGTTCGCCTCGACATAGGGGCGCAGATCGTCCGCCGCCGCGCACCAGAAGCGCGCGGGGCCGGCAAGGATGACGGTGGCGCTCGCTTTCTCGCCCGACAGGACGGTGAGCTCGCCGATCAGGTCGCCGGGGCCGCAGCGTCCGACCTGCCGGTCGCCGTTCATCACGCGCGCTTCGCCCTCGGCCAGATAGTAAAGCTGCGCGACCGGCTCGCCTTCGCGGGTCAGCACGTCGCCTTCCTTGCCGGACAGCCACACGCCCTGATCCATCAGATGCCGCGCGCTGCCGTTCGAGATGCCGGCGACCAGTCCGTCGAGCAGCGCCCGTTCCTCGGCGGTGAAGCGAATGCGGCGGCTGGTCAGCAGATTGCGCGCGAGCAGATAGAGGCAGAGGACGAGCAGGATGCCCGCCCAGACCGCGCCGGCGCTGTCTTGCGTCCAGACCAGCGCCCGTGCCAGCCAGGCCGCCGCGGCCAGCGCCGCCAGCACGCGCAGGTTCGTCGGCCGCGCGACGAGAACCGCCGCGACGAGTAGCGCGTAGCCGAGATGGAGCAGCAGGGCTTCGACCGGCG
Encoded proteins:
- a CDS encoding cyclic nucleotide-binding domain-containing protein, whose protein sequence is MPPVEALLLHLGYALLVAAVLVARPTNLRVLAALAAAAWLARALVWTQDSAGAVWAGILLVLCLYLLARNLLTSRRIRFTAEERALLDGLVAGISNGSARHLMDQGVWLSGKEGDVLTREGEPVAQLYYLAEGEARVMNGDRQVGRCGPGDLIGELTVLSGEKASATVILAGPARFWCAAADDLRPYVEANEDIRRAIEHGFATALKAKLRASNRALAEAGGVVVGYEHVEERD